One genomic region from Oryzias melastigma strain HK-1 linkage group LG19, ASM292280v2, whole genome shotgun sequence encodes:
- the si:ch73-127m5.1 gene encoding neurotrypsin: MALINREMLCLIGAACLWLPLLAEVVAEDSYLNEVQNSVPLSCSEGFTELGYYNGTVSQTDSGAPCLKWTEFPDYVMQYPGRGLGDHSYCRNPDRESNPWCFFRQSSGAIGWAYCDCHQGAARLVGSSTSGSGRVEIYLNGQWGAVCNSHWTDRDASVICRQLGLGDIGTALQHSQFGSGSGLFHFERLGCRGDEGTLMKCQSRTFVTGDCSHGNEAALVCAPPEGSGPPLRLVGGEEDFEGRVEVFHAGRWGTVCDDQWDDRDAEVVCRQLGFGGIAKAWSWAHFGQGSGPILLDAMKCTGNELFLDQCSHGDWEEHNCDHMEDAGVSCSPYTDGVVRLVGGDSPWEGRVEVFHNGDWGTVCDDHWSQQHAEVVCRQLGYRGHAEVVADGLFGKGAGLILLDDVHCEGSETSLLDCRHGIWGRTDCSHSEDVGVRCRGRSSLETNEVPVISPSTGPLVRLVGGSSRKEGRVEVYLHGDWGSICDSGWNDLNAAVVCRQLGHSGRAAAAGGFGQGKGPIHLDQVRCTGKEEFLGECPSLGQNIQGCRRREDAGVKCDAAPREPAVKAKPEEQSCGLRKLVEVEAKGKNHEEESTLRTTWPWQVSVWLQSQKEGEGPLCSGTLVSPCWALTSAFCLSRFGSDPTIYVVRVGASEQTLTPERLVLHRKFKGQSGGHDLALLKLPSTKGHCLTFEPNTNAACLPGADGAEEGNLPASCVVMVTTGWGGPDSLIASWVPLMSPWQCKKRFGNSFSSHGTLCAASPPDTSLLRGDGCQGNSGGGLVCQDESGRWVLTGVVSGGYGCADPSSPALYTRVSRFRSWMDEVINPEERRPHRQSGHTSNDEEQHAHGKHSQISGVKEKHTFAKNMHMQYTKDANKHDVV, translated from the exons ATGGCTCTCATCAACCGGGAAATGTTGTGCTTGATCGGCGCCGCCTGCCTGTGGCTGCCGCTGCTGGCGGAG gtggTGGCTGAGGACAGCTATTTAAATGAGGTGCAGAACTCAG TGCCTCTGTCCTGCTCTGAGGGGTTCACAGAGTTGGGGTACTACAACGGCACTGTGTCCCAGACGGACTCGGGCGCGCCCTGTCTGAAGTGGACCGAGTTTCCAGATTATGTCATGCAGTACCCGGGTCGGGGGCTTGGGGACCACAGCTACTGCAGGAACCCGGACCGGGAGTCCAACCCGTGGTGCTTCTTCCGACAGAGCTCAGGAGCCATCGGCTGGGCGTACTGCGACTGTCACCAGG GTGCGGCCCGTCTCGTTGGCAGCTCAACCTCTGGTAGTGGGCGTGTTGAGATTTACCTGAATGGCCAGTGGGGGGCGGTGTGTAACTCTCACTGGACAGACAGGGATGCCAGTGTGATCTGCAGACAGCTGGGTTTGGg GGACATCGGAACAGCTTTGCAGCATTCCCAGTTTGGCTCCGGCTCCGGCCTCTTCCACTTTGAGCGTTTGGGTTGCCGTGGAGACGAAGGCACCTTGATGAAGTGTCAGAGTAGGACGTTTGTCACCGGTGACTGCAGCCACGGCAATGAGGCGGCGCTGGTGTGTGCACCGCCAGAGG GTAGTGGCCCACCTCTGCGATTAGTCGGAGGTGAGGAAGACTTTGAAGGTCGCGTTGAGGTGTTTCATGCGGGACGCTGGGGCACCGTGTGTGACGACCAGTGGGACGACAGAGATGCTGAGGTGGTGTGCAGACAGCTCGGATTCGG CGGTATAGCGAAGGCGTGGTCGTGGGCTCACTTCGGTCAGGGTTCGGGACCGATCCTGCTGGACGCCATGAAGTGCACCGGAAACGAGCTCTTCCTGGATCAGTGTTCCCATGGCGACTGGGAGGAGCACAACTGTGACCACATGGAGGACGCCGGGGTCTCCTGCAGCCCTTACACCG ATGGTGTGGTGCGTCTGGTTGGAGGAGATAGTCCCTGGGAGGGTCGAGTTGAGGTGTTCCACAACGGCGACTGGGGGACGGTGTGTGACGACCACTGGTCCCAGCAGCATGCAGAGGTGGTCTGCAGACAGCTGGGCTACAG GGGTCACGCCGAGGTCGTTGCAGACGGCTTATTTGGGAAAGGCGCCGGGCTGATTCTTCTGGACGACGTCCACTGCGAAGGATCAGAGACGTCCCTGCTGGACTGTCGACACGGGATCTGGGGACGGACCGACTGCTCCCACAGCGAAGACGTCGGGGTTCGCTGCAGAGGAAGGTCCAGCCTGGAGACCAACGAGGTGCCGGTCATTTCCCCCTCTACAG GGCCCCTGGTGCGGCTGGTGggcggcagcagcaggaaggaaGGTCGAGTGGAGGTTTATCTCCATGGAGACTGGGGGAGTATCTGCGACTCGGGCTGGAACGACCTGAACGCGGCGGTGGTGTGCAGACAACTCGGACACAG tggcagagcagcagcagccgggGGCTTCGGTCAAGGGAAAGGACCCATCCACCTGGACCAGGTGAGGTGCACGGGGAAGGAGGAGTTCCTGGGAGAGTGCCCCTCTCTGGGGCAGAACATCCAGGGCTGCAGACGGAGGGAAGATGCAGGGGTGAAGTGTGACGCTGCTCCCCGTGAGCCGGCGGTGAAGGCCAAACCTGAGGAGCAGAGCTGTGGGTTAAGGAAGCTGGTGGAGGTGGAGGCTAAAGGGAAGAACCATGAGGAGGAAAGCACGCTCAG GACGACGTGGCCGTGGCAGGTGTCGGTGTGGCTCCAGTCTCAGAAGGAGGGCGAGGGGCCCCTCTGCAGCGGCACGCTGGTCAGCCCCTGCTGGGCGCTGACGTCTGCGTTCTGCCTCAGCAG GTTCGGCAGCGACCCCACCATCTACGTGGTGAGAGTCGGGGCGTCGGAGCAAACGCTGACGCCCGAGCGGCTGGTGCTGCACAGGAAGTTCAAGGGACAGAGCGGAGGTCACGATCTGGCTTTGCTGAAGCTGCCCAGCACCAAGGGTCACTGTCTGACCTTTGAACCCAACACCAATGCAGCCTGTCTCCCCGGGGCTGATGGAGCAGAAGAAGGGAACTTACCTGCTTCCTGCGTTGTCATGGTTACTACTGGATGGGGAGGACCAG ACTCTTTAATTGCTTCCTGGGTTCCTCTGATGTCGCCATGGCAATGCAAGAAGCGCTTCGGAAACAGCTTCTCCAGCCACGGCACACTTTGTGCAGCCAGCCCTCCGGACACCAGCCTCCTGCGCGGCGACGGTTGCCAGGGCAACTCCGGAGGCGGGCTGGTGTGTCAGGACGAGTCGGGACGATGGGTTCTGACCGGGGTCGTCTCTGGAGGTTACGGCTGCGCTGACCCGTCCTCTCCCGCGCTGTACACGCGGGTCAGCCGCTTCAGGAGCTGGATGGACGAGGTCATCAACCCCGAGGAGAGGCGCCCCCACAGACAGAGCGGCCACACCAGCAACGACGAGGAGCAGCACGCCCACGGCAAACACTCCCAAATCAGCGGAGTCAAAGAGAAACACACGTTTGCGAAAAACATGCACATGCAGTACACAAAAGATGCAAACAAGCATGATGTGGTGTGA
- the LOC112154215 gene encoding E3 ubiquitin-protein ligase TRIM69: MASGSLFSEEQFLCPICLDVFKRPVTTPCGHNFCLSCITSYWDTVPASKCPICKETFYKRPDLKVNTFISELAAQFKALHVVSAPAQKPDQEQISSASSVTCHLCEDKDAIKSCLECQMSYCMVHLEPHKHYPELKKHTLLEPIASFENSVCSLHKRLLLLFCRDDKAVLCDLCATSLHRKHDLISVDQEYTDKLRELGTAQAKAEKMIQERVHKVQNMKQSMAQSQMESEGLITKSTQDFTELVSEMKRNQMELIRVVEERQNMVEEEAKVFISDLEREISELQEAAIKLRALKSTKDQASFLRNYPSSPALPPTLDLSSFNYNRHREFHYMRKLFQNSISQLQALLGKLSGDINKISGGENLSNNAALTYMQQFEVNITLDLSTAHPLLWISPDRKQVRYNIGAAFWGQQIETPGMFTEQLAVLGDRGFASSKFYFEVFVGQKTEWCLGVATASVQRNGAMTRSHHSGLWGIWFLEDKFETFSFPDMAVHLGKVERVGVFVDYDEGEVSFYDVVQATPIYSYTRCFFTEELYPYFNPCDNEYGSNLDPMVIVTASDQ, translated from the coding sequence atgGCGAGCGGAAGTCTGTTTTCTGAAGAACAGTTCTTATGTCCCATCTGTCTGGATGTGTTCAAGCGACCCGTGACCACTCCCTGTGGACACAACTTCTGCCTGTCCTGCATCACGTCGTACTGGGATACCGTACCAGCCAGCAAGTGTCCTATCTGTAAggaaactttttataaaaggCCTGACCTCAAGGTAAATACTTTCATTTCAGAGCTGGCGGCACAGTTCAAAGCGCTTCATGTCGTGAGCGCTCCCGCCCAGAAACCAGATCAAGAGCAGATCAGCTCTGCCAGTTCGGTAACGTGCCACCTCTGTGAGGACAAGGACGCCATCAAATCCTGCTTGGAGTGTCAGATGTCGTACTGCATGGTTCATCTGGAACCTCACAAACACTACCCTGAACTGAAAAAACACACTCTCCTCGAACCTATCGCGAGCTTTGAGAACAGCGTCTGCAGTCTGCACAAGAGACttctcctgctgttctgcagagatGACAAGGCTGTGTTGTGCGACCTTTGTGCCACCTCACTTCACAGGAAGCACGATTTGATTTCAGTAGATCAGGAGTACACGGACAAGCTGAGGGAGCTTGGGACGGCACAGGCCAAAGCTGAAAAGATGATCCAAGAAAGAGTCCACAAAGTGCAGAACATGAAGCAGTCGATGGCACAAAGCCAGATGGAAAGCGAAGGGTTGATCACAAAGAGTACTCAGGATTTCACAGAACTGGTGTCTGAGATGAAGAGGAATCAAATGGAGCTCATCAGAGTGGTTGAAGAGCGGCAAAACATGGTAGAGGAGGAAGCTAAGGTATTCATTAGTGACTTGGAGCGTGAGATCTCCGAGCTGCAGGAGGCAGCCATCAAGCTCAGAGCGCTAAAAAGTACCAAAGATCAAGCCTCTTTTCTCCGGAACTACCCAAGTTCACCTGCCCTTCCACCCACCCTGGACCTGTCCTCATTCAACTACAACAGACACAGAGAGTTTCACTACATGCGCAAATTGTTCCAAAATTCAATTTCCCAGTTGCAGGCACTACTGGGCAAACTGAGTGGAGATATAAACAAAATCTCGGGCGGTGAAAACTTGTCCAACAATGCCGCTCTGACATACATGCAACAGTTTGAGGTGAACATCACGCTTGATCTCAGCACAGCTCACCCCCTGCTTTGGATTTCTCCTGACAGGAAGCAAGTTAGGTACAACATAGGCGCAGCTTTCTGGGGACAACAGATCGAGACACCTGGCATGTTCACGGAACAGCTCGCAGTTTTGGGAGACCGAGGATTCGCCTCCTCCAAGTTTTACTTCGAGGTGTTTGTGGGTCAGAAGACAGAGTGGTGTCTGGGTGTTGCCACGGCCTCGGTCCAGAGAAACGGGGCAATGACTCGCAGTCATCACTCCGGACTGTGGGGCATCTGGTTCTTGGAAGACAAGTTTGAAACCTTTAGTTTTCCGGACATGGCAGTGCATTTGGGGAAAGTGGAGAGGGTAGGGGTCTTTGTTGACTATGACGAAGGTGAGGTATCCTTCTATGATGTGGTCCAAGCGACTCCTATTTACTCTTATACCAGGTGTTTCTTTACAGAAGAGCTCTACCCATACTTTAACCCCTGTGATAATGAGTATGGCTCAAACCTGGATCCAATGGTAATTGTTACTGCTTCTGACCAAtaa